The DNA sequence GGTTTCATGGGGCGTTTCGCGTGCCTCGGCGGTAGCAAATATGCCGACATCTGGTAAACTTGCGCCCTCAGAAACAGATCTCAGCTTAGGCATACACTCATGGGCGACTCCACAACTTCGGCAACCACCTCCAGCAAGGCTCCTCTGGCGGTCGCCAGCATTGGCAGCGAGCAGCTTCATCAGGCGCTAAACGCCCAGAGCGGCGCCGAGAAACGCGCCCTGAGTTACAGCCTGACCATTCACCAGCTGTTTTGTCAGACGCTGCAGAGTAAGCTGCCGGGGGACCGCATCCTGGCCGACTATTTTCGCGCCCATAAGAAACATGGCTCCAAAGACAGGCGAGTGATCCGCGAAACCCTGTTTGGCCTGTTTCGCTGGCATGGCTGGCTCAAGTTAATCCCGTTAAAGGACGACAGCCAGCAGGCGATCACCCAGCAGTGGTTTGCCCAGCTGGCCATGACCGCCGCCCTGGAGGCTCATCCCTGGCTGGATATCGTCTCGGCCTGGCGCGGGTTTGCCGAACTCGATGAGCCAGCAATAAATGCTCATACAGACTCTGGCTCAGACACTGACGCTCTTAAGTTCAAGCAGGCCATACTAGAAGCCGCTTTCCCAGCTCAAGTCTTCCCCTTGACCGCACTGGCGCCGGACTGGTTCTGGGCCCATTTCGACCAAGACCTTGAGATACAAGAGCGCTTAGTAAGCAGCCTGAGCAGCCGCCCACCTATCTGGGGTCGTCTGCAGGGGATCTCCCTGGCTAAGGCCAAGGCCAAGTTGGCACAGCAAGAGATAGAGGCAAGCGGCAGCGACTACTTCAAAGATGCCATCAACCTTGGCCATAAGAGCATCAACCTCAACGCCGTGGCACTCTATAACGAAGGCAAGCTGGAGATCCAGGATCTCGGCTCTCAGGTGATAGGCAATATCTGCGCGCCCAAGGCCGATGAAACTTGGTGGGACGCCTGTAGCGGCGCCGGTGGTAAGAGTCTGCAGCTGCGCTCGCTCATGTTGCAGCAAGATAGCGAGGCCAGCGGCAGCGTGGTCGCCTCTGACATTCGCCGTAAACCGCTCGAAGAACTCACAAAGCGTGCCAAGCGCGCCGGTTTTAGTCAGATCAGCACCCAGCCCTGGCAGTCGGATGCCTTGCCGGTTGCCGCCGGTTATTTCGACGGCGTGCTGGTCGATGCCCCCTGTAGCTGCACCGGCACCTGGCGACGCAACCCGGATATGCGCTGGCTGGATGACGCCAGTGCAATCACAGACAAGGCGAGCCTG is a window from the Shewanella loihica PV-4 genome containing:
- a CDS encoding RsmB/NOP family class I SAM-dependent RNA methyltransferase, whose amino-acid sequence is MGDSTTSATTSSKAPLAVASIGSEQLHQALNAQSGAEKRALSYSLTIHQLFCQTLQSKLPGDRILADYFRAHKKHGSKDRRVIRETLFGLFRWHGWLKLIPLKDDSQQAITQQWFAQLAMTAALEAHPWLDIVSAWRGFAELDEPAINAHTDSGSDTDALKFKQAILEAAFPAQVFPLTALAPDWFWAHFDQDLEIQERLVSSLSSRPPIWGRLQGISLAKAKAKLAQQEIEASGSDYFKDAINLGHKSINLNAVALYNEGKLEIQDLGSQVIGNICAPKADETWWDACSGAGGKSLQLRSLMLQQDSEASGSVVASDIRRKPLEELTKRAKRAGFSQISTQPWQSDALPVAAGYFDGVLVDAPCSCTGTWRRNPDMRWLDDASAITDKASLQLDILSRACEAVRPGGVLVYATCSISPVENQEVVEAFLAKRPDFSLQTLTHPFTNEVTQMLTVLPYQADSDGMFVAKMIRQGE